One part of the Xiphophorus maculatus strain JP 163 A chromosome 1, X_maculatus-5.0-male, whole genome shotgun sequence genome encodes these proteins:
- the lhfpl5 gene encoding LHFPL tetraspan subfamily member 5 protein has product MDLLPAQEAAKIYHTNYVRNSRAIGVMWAVFTICFSIITMVVFIQPYWIGDSVNTPQAGYFGLFHYCIGNALTSELTCKGSVFDFNSIPSPAFRTAMFFVGTSMLLVVGTMVAFSLFYFCNAGNVYKICAWMQLASAVLMAMGCMIYPDGWNAAEVKRMCGQRTDKYTLGNCTVRWSYILAIICILDAVLLALLSFTLGNRQDNLLPDGFEVEGAENS; this is encoded by the exons aTGGACCTGCTTCCAGCCCAGGAGGCAGCGAAAATTTACCACACCAACTATGTGAGGAACTCCCGGGCCATCGGCGTCATGTGGGCCGTGTTCACCATCTGCTTCTCCATCATCACCATGGTGGTCTTCATCCAGCCCTACTGGATCGGGGACAGTGTCAACACACCGCAGGCCGGATACTTCGGCCTTTTCCACTACTGCATCGGGAACGCGCTCACCTCGGAGCTCACCTGCAAGGGCAGCGTCTTCGACTTCAACTCCATCCCGTCGCCGGCCTTCAGGACGGCCATGTTCTTCGTGGGGACCTCCATGCTGCTGGTGGTGGGCACCATGGTGGCTTTCAGCTTGTTCTACTTCTGCAACGCAGGGAACGTCTACAAGATCTGTGCGTGGATGCAGCTAGCCTCAG CCGTGTTGATGGCGATGGGCTGCATGATCTACCCTGACGGCTGGAACGCAGCGGAGGTAAAGAGGATGTGTGGCCAGAGGACCGATAAGTACACTCTGGGAAACTGCACCGTGCGCTGGTCCTACATCCTGGCCATCATCTGCATTCTGGACGCCGTCCTCCTGGCTCTGCTGTCCTTCACTCTTGGTAATCGGCAGGACAATCTGTTGCCGGATGGCTTCGAGGTGGAGGGAGCAG aaaactcgtga